The proteins below come from a single Oxyura jamaicensis isolate SHBP4307 breed ruddy duck chromosome 1, BPBGC_Ojam_1.0, whole genome shotgun sequence genomic window:
- the LOC118161965 gene encoding coagulation factor X-like, protein MAVMGHRGAVWFLPLLLFFLQTVQTVLSDTCKVNNGNCGQFCKDEDEGVVCSCVAGYALGDDNKTCIPVVKFPCGKLQRKHEVGRERVTASPDARLKNEEATEAPSYQPEVTEEASSLPSTCPWQAVLVGKHGSWFCGGTILNEYFILTAAHCVTDSKELQVIVGMVDREEEELSTATHRVEEIIPNAQFDSKSFDSDIALIKLSEPITFSEDVIPACLPEEDFANDVLMNQTFGIISGFGNIFERARPVKRMKVLQVPYVDRETCRHALKHLVTRNMFCAGYNKDGQDACQGDGGGPHVTEYKGTYFVTGIISWGEGCGKEGKYGIYTKLSSFLPWVRSVLTQNP, encoded by the exons ATGGCAGTGATGGGTCACCGTGGAGCAGTGTggtttcttcccctcctcctctttttcttgcaGACGGTGCAGACAG TCCTATCAGACACGTGCAAGGTCAACAATGGGAACTGTGGACAGTTCTGCAAAGATGAGGATGAAGGAGTAGTATGTTCCTGTGTTGCTGGCTATGCTCTGGGTGATGACAACAAAACCTGCATTCCTGTAG TCAAGTTCCCATGTGGTAAACTTCAGAGGAAGCATGAAGTGGGTCGAGAAAGGGTTACAGCAAGTCCAGATGCTCGTCTTAAAAATGAGGAAGCCACTGAGGCCCCAAGCTACCAGCCTGAGGTAACAGAGGAGGCCAGCAGTTTACCCAGCACGTGTCCATGGCAG gcTGTTCTGGTTGGGAAGCATGGTAGCTGGTTCTGTGGGGGGACAATCCTGAATGAGTATTTTATACTTACTGCAGCTCATTGCGTTACTGATTCTAAGGAATTACAGGTTATCGTTG GGATGGTggacagagaagaggaagagctgaGTACTGCGACGCACAGAGTGGAAGAAATAATCCCGAATGCTCAATTTGATTCGAAGTCTTTTGACAGCGACATAGCCCTTATCAAATTAAGCGAACCTATCACATTTTCTGAGGATGTTATCCCAGCATGCCTTCCAGAAGAAGACTTTGCTAATGATGTTCTGATGAACCAAACATTCGGAATTATCAGTGGCTTTGGGAACATCTTTGAACGTGCGCGGCCAGTCAAAAGAATGAAAGTGCTTCAGGTCCCTTATGTGGACAGGGAAACTTGCAGGCATGCCCTTAAACATCTAGTCACAAGAAACATGTTCTGTGCAGGTTATAATAAAGATGGACAAGATGCTTGCCAAGGAGATGGAGGAGGCCCCCATGTAACCGAATACAAGGGCACTTACTTCGTTACTGGTATTATCAGCTGGGGAGAAGGGtgtggaaaagaaggaaaatatggaATATACACAAAATTGTCAAGTTTCTTACCATGGGTGAGAAGTGTTTTGACACAAAACCCTTAG